A genomic segment from Spinacia oleracea cultivar Varoflay chromosome 3, BTI_SOV_V1, whole genome shotgun sequence encodes:
- the LOC110786085 gene encoding uncharacterized protein At1g51745, with product MGSSESGGVRDGGAGSIVWVRRRNGSWWPGKILGPDELSASHLMSPRSGTPVKLLGREDASVDWYNLEKSKRVKAFRCGEFDDCIERAEASLGLPAKKREKYARREDAILHALELEKQFFERKYGKSGSTHLIREKPFDSERKDLIRSSGGLENGNGKLVNHELRQLGRTVDISNLMERKGVSMYTHKAIDGTHPSLEESGTDLSFQVRGLHGFGLKEVATPRTIYNSVVPEESKKMAVDGHVYAAPTTDPCFENSSDSDSRNSLGKRKRSLECLIEEPVPKKRDRLHSFVKVRQNNAKSHASFLHPDVHRKEIPVDGIHRSMYFPSESHEIFVTKQGGQMETPLSQLDMGNFRSKRGTSVEETTSGSSEETESDSSETHSLEAHVEAGAMLSDADTCIRTQPRMLDRLQMQAGHESTSGDESDELSLDERSQFYFHDPSPASGVSKWQLKGKRNVRHINKRPVVDNRFTSGSYLETGGSSSMSHRAPPNHGLSYYHDNGYTNDTDNMDEDFDPHSQGLSKRGYLPSQAAARRHNFIGQNNMINWDEFTWGRQLRGFWEERGGCFDPMFGGRNGHDLLIDVDLKVQANRKGGEHVPWVSLMSRLNGKAIIGHPIQIETLEDGSTDILVSTSDDVFGDVRYDDSDRSKAAPPVWRTAKRTANFRVPRPHPSSSSQLDGDEEDSDDQYIHQLRKVRSKKSLPSNSVRKGGIMTKKTKFPFQGMKKLTRKVNMSSNQKTKALSSIGIDQKFPVKKKEEDTSSCQIDDGVMKSGNSDPQKMACIPVKLAFSRLLESVGRPPSAPPNKERNPA from the exons aTGGGAAGCTCAGAGAGTGGTGGGGTGAGGGACGGTGGGGCGGGTTCAATAGTGTGGGTTCGGAGGCGAAACGGGTCGTGGTGGCCGGGGAAAATACTCGGTCCGGATGAGCTTTCGGCTTCTCATCTTATGTCACCTCGATCTGGAACTCCTGTTAAGCTTCTTGGTAGAGAAGATGCTAGTGT GGATTGGTATAATCTCGAAAAATCAAAGCGCGTGAAGGCATTTCGATGTGGTGAGTTTGATGATTGCATTGAGAGAGCTGAAGCCTCCCTGGGACTTCCTGCAAAGAAACGTGAAAAGTATGCCCGGAGAGAAGATGCCATACTTCATGCTCTTGaacttgaaaaacaattttttgaaagaaaatatgGGAAATCAGGTAGCACTCATTTGATTCGAGAAAAACCATTCGATTCTGAGAGAAAGGATTTAATTAGATCATCTGGAGGTTTGGAAAATGGCAATGGGAAACTCGTAAACCATGAATTACGTCAACTTGGCAGGACAGTTGATATATCTAATTTAATGGAGAGAAAAGGTGTGTCCATGTACACACATAAAGCTATAGATGGAACTCATCCAAGTTTAGAAGAGAGTGGCACTGATTTAAGCTTTCAAGTAAGAGGGTTGCATGGTTTTGGGCTGAAGGAAGTGGCTACACCTAGAACAATTTACAATTCGGTTGTGCCTGAGGAATCTAAAAAAATGGCAGTTGATGGTCATGTATATGCTGCCCCAACAACTGACCCTTGCTTTGAGAATTCTAGTGATTCAGATTCCAGGAATTCCCTTGGCAAGCGGAAGCGGTCGCTAGAGTGCTTAATTGAGGAGCCTGTTCCTAAAAAACGAGATAGGCTGCATTCCTTTGTCAAAGTCAGGCAAAATAATGCAAAGTCACATGCTAGTTTTTTGCATCCCGATGTGCACAGAAAGGAAATTCCCGTAGATGGTATTCATCGATCTATGTACTTTCCATCCGAGTCGCATGAGATATTTGTTACCAAGCAAGGAGGCCAGATGGAAACGCCACTTTCCCAGCTTGATATGGGCAACTTTCGATCTAAGCGTGGCACTTCTGTAGAAGAGACTACTTCTGGATCATCAGAAGAAACTGAATCTGATTCATCCGAGACCCATTCTCTAGAAGCACATGTGGAGGCCGGCGCAATGCTTTCAG ATGCTGATACGTGCATCAGAACACAGCCAAGAATGCTTGATAGATTGCAAATGCAAGCGGGTCATGAAAGTACGAGCGGCGATGAATCTGATGAGCTGTCACTCGATGAGAGGTCTCAGTTTTATTTTCATGATCCAAGTCCTGCATCCGGGGTTTCTAAATGGCAGTtgaaagggaaaagaaatgtTCGCCATATCAACAAGAGACCTGTAGTAGACAACAGATTCACTTCTGGATCATATCTTGAAACAGGGGGTAGTAGTTCAATGAGCCACAGGGCACCACCAAATCATGGCTTGAGTTACTATCATGACAATGGCTACACCAATGATACTGATAATATGGACGAAGACTTTGACCCTCATTCGCAGGGATTAAGTAAAAGGGGTTACTTGCCATCACAAGCTGCAGCGAGAAGGCATAATTTCATTGGCCAGAATAATATGATCAATTGGGATGAGTTCACATGGGGTAGGCAATTGAGAGGATTCTGGGAAGAGAGAGGTGGCTGTTTTGATCCAATGTTTGGTGGGCGAAATGGGCATGACTTGTTGATAGATGTAGACCTGAAAGTTCAAGCAAACCGCAAAGGGGGCGAGCATGTACCTTGGGTTTCTCTGATGAGCAGGTTAAATGGGAAGGCAATTATAGGTCACCCTATCCAAATTGAAACCCTTGAAGATGGATCAACCGATATTCTTGTATCAACAAGTGATGATGTATTTGGTGATGTAAGATATGATGACTCTGATAGAAGCAAAGCTGCTCCACCAGTATGGAGGACTGCTAAGAGGACAGCCAATTTTCGAGTGCCACGTCCTCATCCATCTTCTTCTTCCCAATTGGATGGCGATGAAGAAGATTCTGATGATCAGTATATTCATCAGCTCAGGAAAGTACGGTCCAAAAAGTCACTTCCTTCAAATTCAGTTCGAAAAGGCGGTATTATGACGAAAAAGACCAAGTTTCCATTTCAAGGGATGAAGAAGCTGACACGGAAAGTGAATATGTCTTCAAACCAGAAGACAAAAGCTCTGTCTTCCATTGGTATTGATCAGAAGTTCCCTGTAAAGAAGAAAGAGGAGGATACAAGTAGCTGTCAGATTGATGATGGTGTGATGAAATCTGGGAATTCAGATCCTCAAAAAATGGCCTGTATTCCTGTCAAACTTGCTTTCAGTAGATTACTCGAGAGTGTTGGTAGACCGCCTTCTGCACCCCCTAATAAGGAAAGAAATCCGGCTTAG
- the LOC110786087 gene encoding stress-response A/B barrel domain-containing protein HS1 codes for MEESKGVVKHVLLAKFKDDVSPEKIDELINGYANLVNHIEPMKAFQWGKDVSIENLHQGFTHIFESSFDSTEGVAEYVSHPKHVEFGNLFLGHLDKVLVIDYKPTSLRC; via the exons ATGGAGGAGTCAAAGGGAGTGGTGAAGCATGTATTGCTAGCAAAGTTCAAAGATGACGTCTCTCCTGAAAAGATCGACGAGCTCATCAATGGCTATGCTAACCTCGTCAATCACATTGAACCCATGAAAGCCTTCCAGTG GGGAAAGGATGTGAGCATCGAGAACCTGCATCAGGGTTTCACTCATATATTTGAGTCTTCATTTGATAGCACTGAAGGCGTTGCAGAGTATGTTTCACACCCAAAGCATGTTGAATTTGGAAACCTCTTCCTGGGTCACTTGGATAAAGTACTTGTTATTGACTACAAACCTACTTCTCTTCGTTGTTGA